One window from the genome of Brachyspira hampsonii encodes:
- the hslV gene encoding ATP-dependent protease subunit HslV yields MFKGTTICAVCRDGVTAIAGDGQVTLGETVMKPNAVKLRKLYGGKVISGFAGSTADAFTLFEKFEKRLQEFSGDLTRAAVELAREWRTDKMLRNLQALIIVASKDKMLLLSGNGDVIESENNILAIGSGGQYAKAAAMALSENTDLSAKEIARKSLEIASKICIYTNSNISLEVIE; encoded by the coding sequence ATGTTTAAAGGCACTACAATATGTGCAGTATGCAGAGACGGAGTTACGGCAATAGCTGGAGACGGACAGGTTACATTGGGTGAAACCGTGATGAAGCCTAATGCAGTTAAATTAAGAAAATTATACGGTGGCAAAGTGATATCTGGTTTTGCAGGATCTACTGCCGATGCATTTACATTGTTTGAAAAATTTGAAAAAAGACTTCAGGAATTTTCAGGTGATTTGACCAGAGCAGCAGTTGAACTTGCACGCGAATGGAGAACTGATAAGATGCTTAGAAATTTGCAGGCTTTAATTATAGTAGCAAGCAAAGATAAAATGCTTTTACTTTCAGGTAACGGTGATGTTATAGAAAGTGAAAATAATATATTAGCTATTGGAAGTGGCGGTCAGTATGCTAAGGCGGCTGCTATGGCATTAAGTGAAAATACAGACCTTTCAGCTAAAGAAATAGCTAGAAAATCACTTGAAATAGCTTCTAAAATATGTATATACACTAACAGTAATATTTCTTTGGAGGTAATAGAATAA
- the hslU gene encoding ATP-dependent protease ATPase subunit HslU, translating into MSFDAKLESELTPRKIVDALDQYIIGQTEAKRSVAIALRNRYRRRHLPDDLKDEVAPKNIILIGPTGVGKTEIARRLAKLVNAPFIKVEATKYTEVGYVGRDVESMVRDLVNVAIFDLKTAMMKEVEKEATEIALDKLAKLLLPSVKKENDENISEEESEKKKNAREQIKKRIANGDFDESYVEIKISSGNNRMFGIIPGMGFEESDMIQSMVGSIMPSNKKHKRLRVKEAKKYLINEASESLIDMDKITSDALSLTENMGIIFLDEIDKIASGNKTDSADVARHGVQRDLLPIVEGTTVNTRYGPVKTDHILFIAAGAFHINKPSDLIPELQGRFPIRVELKALSKDDFKDILVNPKNAITKQYQELLKTEGVTIEFDEEALSAIADIAYNINTNVENIGARRLYTIMEKVFEEISFSADEHKGEFIKINADNIKDAMKDIEDNRDISRYIL; encoded by the coding sequence ATGTCATTTGATGCGAAATTAGAAAGCGAACTTACACCTAGAAAAATAGTAGATGCTTTAGATCAATATATAATAGGGCAGACAGAGGCTAAACGCTCCGTTGCTATAGCTTTGAGAAATAGATATAGAAGAAGACATTTGCCTGATGATTTAAAAGATGAGGTTGCTCCTAAAAATATCATTCTTATAGGACCTACAGGAGTTGGTAAAACTGAAATAGCCAGAAGACTTGCTAAATTAGTAAATGCTCCTTTTATTAAGGTTGAGGCTACAAAATATACTGAAGTTGGTTATGTAGGAAGAGATGTTGAGAGTATGGTAAGGGATTTAGTTAATGTTGCCATATTCGATTTAAAAACAGCCATGATGAAAGAAGTAGAGAAAGAGGCTACCGAAATAGCATTAGATAAATTAGCTAAATTGCTTCTTCCGTCTGTAAAAAAAGAAAATGATGAAAATATATCCGAAGAAGAGTCGGAAAAAAAGAAAAATGCCAGAGAACAGATAAAAAAGCGTATAGCTAATGGCGATTTTGATGAAAGTTATGTTGAAATAAAAATATCATCAGGAAATAATAGAATGTTTGGTATAATTCCGGGTATGGGATTTGAAGAAAGCGATATGATTCAGTCTATGGTTGGAAGCATTATGCCTTCAAATAAAAAACATAAACGTTTGAGAGTCAAAGAGGCTAAAAAATACTTAATTAATGAGGCTTCAGAATCCCTTATAGATATGGATAAGATTACCTCCGATGCTTTAAGTCTTACAGAAAATATGGGTATAATATTTTTAGATGAGATAGATAAAATTGCAAGCGGCAATAAAACAGATAGTGCAGATGTGGCTCGTCATGGTGTTCAAAGAGATTTGCTTCCTATAGTTGAAGGCACTACAGTTAATACAAGATATGGTCCTGTAAAAACTGATCATATACTATTTATAGCAGCTGGAGCTTTCCATATAAATAAACCTTCCGATTTGATACCGGAGCTTCAGGGAAGATTTCCTATAAGAGTTGAGTTAAAGGCTTTATCAAAAGATGATTTCAAAGATATACTCGTTAATCCTAAGAATGCAATAACAAAACAGTATCAGGAATTATTGAAAACAGAAGGTGTAACAATAGAATTTGATGAAGAAGCTTTATCAGCCATAGCCGATATAGCATATAATATAAACACCAATGTTGAAAATATAGGTGCCAGAAGGCTTTATACTATAATGGAAAAAGTTTTTGAGGAGATTTCTTTCAGTGCTGATGAACATAAGGGTGAATTTATAAAAATTAATGCCGATAATATAAAAGATGCTATGAAAGATATCGAAGATAATAGAGATATAAGCAGATATATATTATAG
- a CDS encoding bacteriohemerythrin, translating to MDNNNEQESTVFIKWVPLYETRHKLIDSQHKELVNIVNELYLATVDNSANTNEAFIKAIKKCIDYTQYHFKTEEKIMDLINYSDAENHKAMHKSFYLEIVDQIRKYEEGQPFVANKFIKFLKDWLLEHIGFQDKKFVNEIKEVLKKKEGN from the coding sequence ATGGATAATAACAATGAACAAGAAAGTACCGTATTTATTAAATGGGTGCCTCTATATGAAACAAGGCATAAACTTATAGACAGTCAGCATAAAGAGCTTGTTAATATTGTTAATGAGCTTTATCTTGCCACTGTTGATAATAGTGCCAATACAAATGAAGCTTTTATTAAAGCTATAAAAAAATGTATAGACTATACTCAGTATCACTTCAAAACAGAAGAAAAAATAATGGATTTAATTAATTATTCAGATGCTGAAAATCATAAGGCTATGCATAAGAGTTTTTATTTGGAAATAGTTGATCAGATTAGAAAATACGAAGAAGGTCAGCCTTTTGTAGCTAATAAGTTTATTAAGTTCTTAAAAGATTGGCTTTTGGAGCATATAGGTTTCCAAGATAAAAAATTTGTAAACGAAATCAAAGAAGTTTTAAAGAAGAAAGAAGGTAATTGA